GCAGCGCCTGTATAAACGCCATGTTCTGATCATGCTCAACGGCGCTAATCCGGTGTAACCGTGCCCCCCAAACCTGGATCTGCTCCAGGAACCACTGATAAGCCTCCGGTTGACGACCATCGCACCAGACTACGACCTGTTTCGCCAGGCTGCCGCTATCCGGGCCAAACATCGGATGCAAGCCCAGCACAGGGCCATCGTGAGCCGCCAGCATTGCCTGCAACGGGCCGCTTTTCACCGAGGCCAGATCGACCAAAATACAATCAGACGGCAGGCGCGGTAGTTGGGCAATAACCTGTTCGGTGACATGTATTGGCACGCTGACGATCACCATTCCAGCATCGGAGACGATATCTCCGGCGTGCGGCCAGTCCTGTTGTTCCAGAATACGCACCTGATAGCCCGACAGGGTGAGCATTTTTTCAAACAGTCTCCCCATCTGCCCACCGCCGCCCACAATGACGACGGGACGCAGAGAAGGACAAAGCGTTTTGAATCCCCTCTCATTTTCGCTGGAGTATGATTCACGCATTACCCGGCGCAAGACATCTTCAATGAGATCGGGCGGAACGCCGATCGCTTCCGCCTCTGCCCGACGCGAAGCCAGCATAGAGGCCTCACGCTCCGGTACGTAAATAGGCAGACCAAAGCGACTTTTCACCTCGCCGACTTCAGCAACCAGTTCCATGCGCTTAGCCAGTAAATTCAGCAGCGCTTTATCGACATCATCTATTTGATCGCGTAATGCGGTCAATTCTGCAACCATAACAACCTCTCATGCCACACGCACCGCCAGCTGGCCGCTTAAATCGTTATGAATCTCACGTAGTAGGGCATCCGTCATTTCCCAGCTAATACAAGCGTCAGTAACGGAGACGCCATATTTCATTTCACTGCGCGGTTGCTCAGAAGACTGATTACCCTCGTGAATGTTACTTTCAATCATTAAGCCGATGATTGAACGATTACCATCTTTAATCTGCGCAACCACAGATTCGGCAACGGCAGGCTGGCGGCGATAATCTTTATTGGAGTTACCATGACTGCAATCTACCATCAGAGAAGGACGTAGTCCTGCCTGTTCCATCTCTTTTTCACACTGAGCGACATCTGCCGGGCTATAATTTGGCGCCTTGCCGCCACGCAGAATTACGTGGCCATGCGGATTCCCCTGGGTTTGTAATAATGCCACTTGCCCGGCCTGGTTAATGCCAACAAAACGGTGGGGCTGAGCAGCGGCGCGCATAGCGTTAATCGCTGTCGCCAGACTGCCGTCCGTTCCGTTTTTAAAGCCGACCGGCATAGAAAGGCCGGACGCCATTTCGCGGTGGGTTTGCGATTCAGTTGTACGCGCGCCAATCGCTGACCAACTAAACAGATCGCCCAGATATTGTGGACTATTC
The Salmonella bongori NCTC 12419 DNA segment above includes these coding regions:
- the tyrA gene encoding bifunctional chorismate mutase/prephenate dehydrogenase, which codes for MVAELTALRDQIDDVDKALLNLLAKRMELVAEVGEVKSRFGLPIYVPEREASMLASRRAEAEAIGVPPDLIEDVLRRVMRESYSSENERGFKTLCPSLRPVVIVGGGGQMGRLFEKMLTLSGYQVRILEQQDWPHAGDIVSDAGMVIVSVPIHVTEQVIAQLPRLPSDCILVDLASVKSGPLQAMLAAHDGPVLGLHPMFGPDSGSLAKQVVVWCDGRQPEAYQWFLEQIQVWGARLHRISAVEHDQNMAFIQALRHFATFAYGLHLAEENVQLEQLLALSSPIYRLELAMVGRLFAQDPQLYADIIMSSERNLALIKRYYKRFGDAIDLLEQGDKQAFIDSFRKVEHWFGDYAKRFHNESRVLLRQANDSRQ
- the aroF gene encoding 3-deoxy-7-phosphoheptulonate synthase AroF, which codes for MQKDALNNVRITDEQVLMTPEQLKAAFPLSLAQEAQIAQSRGIISDIIAGRDPRLLVVCGPCSIHDPETALEYARRFKALAAEVSDSLYLVMRVYFEKPRTTVGWKGLINDPHMDGSFDVETGLKIARQLLVELVSMGLPLATEALDPNSPQYLGDLFSWSAIGARTTESQTHREMASGLSMPVGFKNGTDGSLATAINAMRAAAQPHRFVGINQAGQVALLQTQGNPHGHVILRGGKAPNYSPADVAQCEKEMEQAGLRPSLMVDCSHGNSNKDYRRQPAVAESVVAQIKDGNRSIIGLMIESNIHEGNQSSEQPRSEMKYGVSVTDACISWEMTDALLREIHNDLSGQLAVRVA